In a genomic window of Fimbriiglobus ruber:
- a CDS encoding PPC domain-containing protein: MRRFLALFVLTLGAVSVLCGPATAASPVLSIVMPRGAQRGTDAVLLFNGGRLADVQEVLPYYPGIAVKKFEVVSDAQLKVTVTVAADCRLGEHAFRVRTATGVSDLRTFWVGALPSVDERELNSQFESPQPITLNTTVHGVIDNEDVDYFVVECKKGQRLAVEIEGLRLGEQFWDPYVAILDAKRFELATSDDSSLLGQDAGCAIVVPADGKYVVQVRESAYGGNGGCHYRLHVGTFPRPTAVVPAGGKPGEELEVRFVGDPAGEIKQKIKLPAAADAQFRVHCQTPDGISPTGFKFRVADLPGVVESGANITSQAATPGTAPGAFHGVVSKPGETKYFKFAAKKGQVFDIHCYARRLGSPLDPVMYVGHANNGAVIAANDDAVGPDSYIRFTAPEDKEYLVWVHDHLKKGAPDYFFRIELSPVAASTSTGIPKVDGNNVSNQDRQVVAVPKGNRFATMVNVNRADWGGPAVVGFDALPAGLAFAAEPVEPGLAAVPVVFEAKADAPTGGRLADLRATPADPKVAAATSTNLDVNFCIGLNNTPFHRLYTDRLAIAVTDAAPYSIEVIEPKAPVLQNGSMNLKVVAKRAAGFKGPITVFPLFTPPGMGIQGSAVIPENATETVLPMNAAGNAAARKWKTAVTAVGDAGKGPVWVSSQLFTLEVAPPFVALAQERAAVEQGKVTPVFCKVTVATPFQGEAVVRLLGLPAKATTPELKITKDTKDVTFNVTTEAGTPAGKHGLFCQVVITHNGESLAQSAGGNELRVDVPLSPKPAAVAAKPATPAPAQPAAPAQPKRLSRLEQLRLDQEEREKAAKAGQPAPAPKADAPKK, encoded by the coding sequence ATGCGACGATTCCTGGCCCTGTTCGTTCTGACCCTCGGTGCTGTTTCCGTTCTCTGCGGCCCCGCTACTGCCGCCTCCCCAGTCCTTAGCATCGTCATGCCGCGGGGCGCACAACGAGGGACCGACGCAGTTCTCCTGTTCAACGGCGGGCGGCTCGCGGACGTTCAGGAAGTCCTCCCGTACTACCCGGGCATCGCGGTCAAGAAGTTTGAAGTCGTCAGCGACGCGCAACTCAAGGTCACCGTCACCGTCGCGGCCGACTGCCGGCTCGGCGAACACGCCTTCCGCGTCCGCACGGCGACCGGCGTCAGCGACCTGCGGACGTTCTGGGTCGGCGCCCTGCCGTCCGTGGACGAGCGGGAACTGAACAGCCAATTCGAGAGCCCGCAACCGATCACATTGAACACGACCGTCCACGGCGTCATCGACAACGAGGACGTCGACTATTTCGTGGTCGAGTGCAAGAAGGGCCAACGACTCGCGGTCGAGATCGAGGGGCTGCGGCTGGGCGAGCAGTTCTGGGATCCTTACGTCGCGATTCTCGACGCCAAGCGATTCGAACTGGCCACGAGTGACGACTCCAGTCTGCTCGGCCAGGACGCCGGGTGTGCGATCGTCGTCCCGGCCGACGGCAAGTACGTCGTGCAGGTTCGCGAGAGCGCATACGGCGGCAACGGCGGCTGCCACTACCGGCTGCACGTCGGCACGTTCCCGCGGCCGACCGCGGTGGTGCCCGCTGGCGGCAAGCCGGGCGAAGAACTTGAAGTCCGCTTCGTCGGCGACCCGGCCGGCGAGATCAAGCAAAAGATCAAGCTGCCCGCGGCCGCCGACGCCCAGTTCCGCGTCCACTGCCAGACGCCCGACGGCATCAGCCCGACCGGGTTCAAGTTCCGCGTGGCCGACCTGCCGGGCGTCGTCGAGTCCGGAGCGAACATCACCTCGCAGGCCGCCACTCCTGGCACCGCCCCGGGCGCGTTCCACGGCGTGGTGTCGAAGCCGGGGGAAACGAAGTACTTCAAGTTCGCGGCCAAGAAAGGACAGGTGTTCGATATCCACTGTTACGCCCGCCGCCTCGGGTCGCCGCTCGATCCGGTGATGTACGTCGGCCACGCCAACAACGGGGCCGTCATCGCGGCGAACGACGACGCGGTCGGCCCGGACAGCTACATCCGGTTCACCGCGCCGGAAGACAAGGAATACCTGGTCTGGGTTCACGACCACCTCAAGAAGGGCGCGCCGGACTACTTCTTCCGCATCGAACTCTCGCCCGTGGCCGCGTCGACCTCGACCGGCATCCCAAAGGTGGACGGCAACAACGTCTCGAACCAGGACCGACAGGTCGTCGCGGTGCCCAAGGGGAATCGGTTCGCCACGATGGTGAACGTGAACCGGGCGGACTGGGGCGGCCCCGCGGTCGTCGGGTTCGACGCGCTGCCGGCCGGGCTGGCGTTCGCGGCCGAGCCGGTCGAACCCGGGCTGGCGGCGGTCCCGGTCGTCTTCGAGGCCAAAGCAGACGCGCCGACCGGCGGCCGGCTCGCCGACCTGCGGGCCACGCCCGCCGACCCGAAAGTGGCGGCCGCGACCAGCACGAACCTAGACGTAAACTTCTGCATCGGTCTGAATAACACCCCCTTCCACCGACTGTACACCGACCGGCTGGCCATAGCGGTAACGGACGCGGCCCCGTACAGCATCGAGGTCATCGAGCCGAAAGCACCGGTGCTGCAGAACGGGTCGATGAACCTGAAAGTGGTGGCGAAGCGGGCCGCCGGGTTCAAGGGGCCGATCACGGTCTTCCCGTTGTTCACCCCGCCGGGGATGGGCATCCAGGGGTCGGCGGTGATCCCCGAGAATGCGACCGAAACCGTCCTGCCGATGAACGCGGCCGGCAACGCGGCCGCGCGGAAGTGGAAGACGGCGGTCACGGCCGTCGGTGACGCGGGCAAGGGGCCGGTGTGGGTGTCGAGCCAGCTCTTCACGCTGGAAGTCGCCCCGCCGTTCGTCGCGCTGGCCCAGGAACGGGCGGCCGTCGAACAGGGCAAGGTCACGCCAGTGTTCTGCAAGGTGACGGTCGCGACCCCGTTCCAGGGCGAGGCGGTCGTCCGCCTGCTCGGCCTGCCAGCGAAGGCTACAACGCCCGAATTGAAGATCACCAAAGACACCAAGGACGTCACCTTCAACGTGACGACCGAGGCCGGTACGCCGGCTGGCAAGCACGGCCTCTTCTGCCAGGTCGTCATCACCCACAACGGCGAGTCGCTGGCCCAGAGTGCGGGCGGCAACGAACTGCGAGTCGATGTCCCGCTCTCGCCGAAGCCGGCCGCCGTCGCGGCGAAGCCCGCGACCCCGGCACCGGCTCAACCCGCAGCTCCGGCCCAACCCAAGCGACTGAGTCGATTGGAACAGCTGCGGTTGGATCAAGAGGAGCGTGAGAAAGCGGCCAAGGCCGGGCAGCCGGCGCCAGCCCCGAAGGCGGACGCTCCGAAGAAGTAG
- the groES gene encoding co-chaperone GroES: protein MTLRPLDDRVVIEQIEAEEKTAGGILLPDNAKQKPQQGKVVAVGPGKLTDAGTRTALAVKIGDTVLFGKYSGSDVEVNGKEFKILREAEILAKLAK, encoded by the coding sequence CTGACCCTCCGCCCGCTGGACGACCGGGTCGTGATCGAGCAGATCGAGGCCGAAGAGAAGACCGCGGGCGGGATCCTCCTGCCGGACAACGCCAAGCAAAAGCCCCAGCAAGGCAAGGTCGTCGCCGTCGGCCCGGGCAAGCTGACCGACGCCGGCACCCGCACCGCGCTGGCCGTGAAGATCGGCGACACCGTCCTGTTCGGCAAGTACAGCGGGTCCGACGTCGAAGTGAACGGCAAGGAATTCAAGATCCTCCGCGAGGCCGAAATCCTCGCGAAGCTGGCGAAGTAA
- a CDS encoding ABC transporter substrate-binding protein, with the protein MIPFFSGRFRRAWFPATVFAALVCGLLCATVPVGAQEEEEEKRPPGTVKKVPVPGEEEEPKKPLKKVPVDDDPVPPPKNPGSPPTDPGPTPNPASPNPTPGGEEPADAPKTNVFVARLDDVIRAAGAAANPAVKEFLAAHAVAFDRLRRTTGKVMRVTPLPFLWGKDKFPADFGVAPLTDDGAAGEVTSMARKQVRDVEPFERLAIDATTTFLKPETDAAKVDTAPKPAVKLAAAERLLTAVMFFHESAREQNRRRGKSWDAVKAEVYDQLTAVRVARATQFGRDKDWAKLKETSARLIELYKNNPKVLERVYAARLLEAVALVAPENDKVTDLERGRELLHDYESRFPGTGNETVKQVHAALAARSARFLERAKQIFGQNPAEARNLLKAVEAINPDDPALRGMQQELKAGYSVLVVASRRSPEFMSPSRARYESEQWAANLMFEGLLEAVPEALPDHQVGVRFVPALAASRPPVGPGIRDVALVRSAEWGGPDRGLFDSADVAGTLRLMRQQPASWAAELAAWYDDPGFDPSDPGRVRIRFRAGYPDPRGLLTLKMHPAKWLLEKNKALDDEAFARKPFGTGPFRLAPDYVPPKPGEPGHDVVFLSNPSYARRPNRSSPPSIKEIRLVDATQLPDLVTEFRAERLHILTDVPTADLPKYAASGGLDGRVRVVTPAVDRRLHILAINHRRPELQSPDIRRALLHAIDRERVLNEVFRAGRPEFHKALTGPFPAASWATPRSQVGPTALYNRDLAQAKYARFLAGPQQISELELLVSADDPRARAACKMIADMVESATATEDRKLKIRVEPVAPRELLKRVENTSQFHLAYLPFDYRDDWYPIGLGSFLDPSAAVIDGRNYLGYLAKDASPTPDDDLLGRLLTEARLHRDPTRLDQLAHEIHRRFNDVAPFIPLWQVDRHMVISTAVKLSPTGPTDDETFRLLDPATLFNDVGRWRVD; encoded by the coding sequence ATGATCCCATTTTTTTCCGGTCGATTCCGCCGGGCCTGGTTCCCCGCGACCGTCTTCGCCGCCCTCGTGTGCGGGTTGCTGTGCGCGACCGTACCCGTCGGCGCGCAAGAAGAAGAGGAAGAGAAGCGGCCGCCCGGAACGGTCAAGAAAGTGCCCGTCCCGGGGGAGGAAGAAGAACCGAAGAAGCCGCTCAAGAAAGTCCCAGTCGACGACGACCCGGTGCCGCCGCCGAAAAATCCCGGTTCTCCCCCGACCGACCCGGGGCCGACCCCCAACCCCGCCTCCCCGAACCCCACCCCGGGGGGCGAGGAACCCGCGGACGCCCCGAAGACAAACGTGTTCGTGGCCCGACTGGACGATGTGATCCGCGCCGCCGGGGCTGCCGCCAACCCGGCGGTCAAGGAATTCCTGGCCGCGCACGCCGTCGCGTTCGACCGGCTCCGGCGGACGACCGGGAAGGTCATGCGCGTGACCCCGCTCCCGTTCCTCTGGGGCAAGGACAAGTTCCCGGCCGACTTCGGCGTCGCCCCGCTGACGGACGACGGCGCCGCGGGGGAAGTGACCAGCATGGCCCGGAAGCAGGTCCGCGACGTCGAGCCGTTCGAGCGGCTCGCGATCGACGCCACCACCACGTTCCTCAAGCCCGAGACCGACGCCGCGAAAGTCGACACCGCGCCGAAGCCGGCGGTGAAACTGGCCGCGGCCGAGCGGTTGCTCACGGCCGTGATGTTCTTCCACGAGTCCGCCCGCGAACAGAACCGCCGGCGGGGCAAGAGCTGGGACGCGGTCAAGGCGGAAGTGTACGACCAGCTCACGGCCGTCCGCGTCGCCCGGGCCACGCAGTTCGGCCGGGATAAGGACTGGGCGAAGCTCAAGGAAACGAGCGCCCGGCTGATCGAGTTGTACAAGAACAACCCCAAGGTGCTGGAGCGCGTGTACGCCGCCCGGTTGCTGGAAGCCGTGGCCCTGGTCGCGCCCGAAAACGACAAGGTCACGGACCTGGAGCGGGGCCGCGAACTGCTACACGACTACGAATCGCGATTCCCGGGCACGGGGAACGAGACGGTGAAGCAGGTCCACGCCGCGCTCGCGGCCCGGTCCGCCCGGTTCCTCGAACGGGCCAAGCAGATCTTCGGACAGAACCCGGCCGAGGCCCGGAACCTGCTCAAGGCGGTCGAGGCCATCAACCCGGACGACCCCGCTTTGAGGGGGATGCAGCAGGAGCTGAAAGCCGGGTACTCGGTCCTCGTGGTCGCTTCCCGCCGGTCGCCCGAATTCATGTCGCCTTCGCGGGCCCGGTACGAAAGCGAACAGTGGGCTGCCAACCTCATGTTCGAGGGGCTACTGGAAGCCGTCCCGGAAGCCCTGCCGGACCACCAGGTCGGCGTCCGGTTCGTCCCGGCCCTGGCCGCGTCCCGCCCCCCCGTCGGCCCCGGCATCCGGGACGTCGCCCTCGTCCGGTCGGCTGAATGGGGCGGGCCGGACCGCGGGCTGTTCGACTCGGCCGACGTGGCCGGCACCCTGCGGCTCATGCGGCAGCAGCCGGCGTCGTGGGCCGCCGAGTTGGCCGCGTGGTACGACGACCCGGGGTTCGACCCCAGCGACCCCGGCCGCGTCCGTATCCGTTTCCGCGCCGGATACCCGGACCCGCGGGGCCTACTCACGCTGAAAATGCACCCGGCCAAGTGGCTGTTGGAAAAGAACAAGGCGCTCGACGACGAGGCGTTCGCCCGCAAGCCGTTCGGGACCGGCCCGTTCCGCCTGGCGCCCGACTACGTCCCGCCGAAACCCGGCGAGCCGGGACACGACGTCGTCTTCCTCTCGAACCCGTCCTACGCCCGCCGGCCGAACCGGTCGAGCCCGCCGTCGATCAAGGAGATCCGGCTCGTCGACGCCACCCAGTTGCCGGACCTCGTGACCGAGTTCCGCGCCGAGCGGCTGCACATTTTGACCGACGTGCCGACCGCCGACCTGCCGAAGTACGCCGCGAGCGGCGGGCTCGACGGCCGCGTCCGCGTGGTGACGCCGGCCGTCGACCGCCGGCTGCACATCCTGGCGATCAACCACCGGCGGCCGGAGCTGCAGAGCCCGGACATTCGCCGGGCGCTGCTCCACGCGATCGACCGCGAGCGTGTCCTCAACGAGGTGTTCCGGGCCGGGCGGCCCGAGTTCCACAAGGCGCTGACCGGCCCGTTCCCCGCGGCGAGCTGGGCAACCCCGCGATCCCAGGTCGGACCGACGGCTCTCTACAACCGAGACCTGGCGCAAGCGAAGTACGCTCGATTCCTGGCGGGTCCTCAGCAGATCTCCGAGCTGGAATTGCTCGTTTCGGCCGACGACCCGCGAGCCCGCGCCGCGTGCAAGATGATCGCGGACATGGTCGAGTCGGCCACCGCGACCGAGGACCGGAAGCTCAAGATCCGGGTGGAACCGGTCGCGCCCCGCGAGTTACTCAAGCGCGTCGAGAATACCAGCCAGTTCCACCTGGCGTACCTGCCGTTCGACTACCGCGACGACTGGTACCCGATCGGGCTCGGGAGCTTCCTCGACCCGTCCGCGGCCGTGATCGACGGGCGCAACTATCTCGGGTACCTGGCCAAGGACGCGTCGCCGACCCCCGACGACGACCTGCTCGGCCGGCTCCTGACCGAGGCCCGACTGCACCGCGACCCGACCCGGCTCGACCAGCTCGCCCACGAGATCCACCGCCGGTTCAACGACGTGGCCCCGTTCATCCCGCTCTGGCAGGTCGACCGGCACATGGTGATTTCGACCGCCGTGAAACTGTCGCCGACCGGCCCGACCGACGACGAGACCTTCCGCCTCCTCGACCCGGCCACACTGTTCAACGACGTCGGCCGGTGGCGGGTGGATTGA
- the groL gene encoding chaperonin GroEL (60 kDa chaperone family; promotes refolding of misfolded polypeptides especially under stressful conditions; forms two stacked rings of heptamers to form a barrel-shaped 14mer; ends can be capped by GroES; misfolded proteins enter the barrel where they are refolded when GroES binds), whose product MAKQLLYTDDARKKLLAGAEKLAKAVGSTLGPTGRNVIIQKSFGGPTVTKDGVTVSKEIELQDAFENMGAKLVNAVAQKTSDTAGDGTTTATVLALAIYQEGLRNITAGANPMAVKRGIDKAVAAAVEHVESELTRKLSKKEEMASVAAISANNDKKIGEMMADAFEKVGKDGVITVEEGKTSDTSLEFVEGMQFEKGYISPYFAASSPDLKWEADNPQILICEKKLANVREILPLLEKAAQTHRPLLIIAEDVESEALAMLVVNKLRGLIDVCAVKAPGFGDRRKAMLGDIATLTGGTFVSEDLGIKLENIDATHLGSADHVSVERENTTIICEKQDKARKQAIEARVAQIRTQMDQTESTYDKEKFTERLAKLVGGVAIVRVGAATEAEMKQTKGRIEDALHATRAAVAEGIVPGGGTALLRCVPVVEKLADKLKGDERIGAEIVARALLKPIRIIAENCGTDGAVIADEVATRGEKNANIGYDANTGEYVDMFKAGIIDPTVVTRSALQNAASIAGLMLTTEVMVTKIDDDDKKSKVAGAIA is encoded by the coding sequence ATGGCCAAGCAACTGCTCTACACCGACGACGCGCGGAAGAAGCTCCTGGCCGGCGCCGAAAAGCTCGCCAAGGCGGTCGGCTCGACGCTCGGGCCGACCGGGCGGAACGTCATCATCCAGAAGTCCTTCGGCGGCCCGACCGTCACGAAGGACGGCGTGACCGTGTCCAAGGAGATCGAACTCCAGGACGCCTTCGAGAACATGGGCGCCAAGCTCGTCAACGCGGTCGCCCAGAAGACCTCGGACACGGCCGGCGACGGGACCACCACCGCGACCGTCCTGGCCCTCGCCATCTACCAGGAAGGCCTGCGGAACATCACCGCCGGGGCCAACCCGATGGCGGTCAAGAGGGGGATCGACAAGGCCGTCGCCGCCGCCGTCGAACACGTCGAAAGCGAACTGACCCGCAAGCTGTCCAAGAAGGAAGAAATGGCCTCGGTCGCCGCCATTTCCGCGAACAACGACAAGAAGATCGGCGAGATGATGGCCGACGCCTTCGAGAAGGTCGGCAAGGACGGGGTCATCACCGTCGAGGAAGGCAAGACCTCGGACACCTCGCTCGAATTCGTCGAGGGGATGCAGTTCGAGAAGGGGTACATCTCCCCGTACTTCGCCGCCAGCAGCCCGGACCTGAAGTGGGAAGCCGACAACCCCCAGATCCTGATCTGTGAAAAGAAGCTGGCCAACGTCCGCGAAATCCTGCCGCTGCTGGAGAAGGCCGCCCAGACCCACCGGCCGCTGCTCATCATCGCCGAGGACGTCGAGAGCGAAGCCCTCGCGATGCTCGTCGTGAACAAACTCCGCGGCCTCATCGACGTGTGTGCGGTCAAGGCCCCCGGGTTCGGCGACCGCCGCAAGGCGATGCTCGGCGACATCGCGACCCTGACCGGCGGAACGTTCGTCAGCGAAGACCTCGGCATCAAGCTCGAAAACATCGACGCCACCCACCTCGGGTCGGCCGACCACGTCAGCGTCGAGCGGGAAAACACGACGATCATCTGCGAAAAACAGGACAAGGCCCGCAAGCAGGCGATCGAGGCCCGCGTCGCCCAGATCCGCACCCAGATGGACCAGACCGAGTCGACCTACGACAAGGAAAAGTTCACCGAGCGGCTGGCCAAGTTGGTCGGCGGGGTGGCCATTGTCCGCGTCGGGGCGGCGACGGAAGCCGAGATGAAGCAGACCAAGGGGCGGATCGAAGACGCCCTGCACGCCACCCGGGCGGCCGTCGCCGAGGGGATCGTGCCGGGCGGCGGGACGGCCCTCCTGCGGTGCGTGCCGGTGGTCGAAAAGCTGGCCGATAAGCTGAAGGGCGACGAGCGGATCGGGGCCGAGATCGTCGCCCGCGCGCTGCTCAAGCCGATCCGCATCATCGCCGAGAACTGCGGGACGGACGGGGCCGTGATCGCGGACGAAGTCGCGACCCGTGGTGAAAAGAACGCGAACATCGGGTACGATGCTAATACCGGCGAGTACGTGGACATGTTCAAGGCCGGGATCATCGACCCGACGGTCGTGACCCGGTCCGCTCTCCAGAACGCCGCCAGCATCGCCGGCCTGATGCTCACGACCGAAGTGATGGTCACCAAAATCGACGACGACGATAAGAAGTCGAAGGTGGCGGGAGCCATCGCGTAA
- a CDS encoding DUF1501 domain-containing protein: MHVGFLGGIGLSLDQYLRFQSAQGAAPVPQTPAAKGPKAEACIHIYLPGGMAHQESWDPKPYAPVEYRGEMGQIQTKLDGVVFNELMKQTSQIADKITVARSMTHGEAAHERGTHNMFTGYRPSPAITFPSMGSVISHELGVRNNLPPYVAVPSLVTNFQGSGYLSSAFGPFSIGSDPANGGFKVQDLQLPGGVTAERFDARRTMLDTVNERFRTTEKSDNLTAMDTFYQRAYGLISSEKARAAFDINAEPAKLRDDYGRNAAGQRMILARRLVESGVRLVTLHYGGWDFHNGIAANTRSQLPAFDQAYAALIRDLDQRGMLDKTLVMVSSEFGRTPKINGTAGRDHWPKVFSVVMAGGGFKKGFVYGKSDATASEPEEDGLTVEDMAHTVYHCLGIDAEKKLMSPGDRPIDIVRGGQTRKELLA, encoded by the coding sequence ATGCACGTCGGGTTCCTGGGGGGAATTGGTCTGTCCCTGGACCAGTACCTCCGCTTCCAGTCGGCTCAAGGCGCCGCCCCGGTGCCGCAAACGCCGGCCGCCAAGGGACCGAAGGCCGAAGCCTGCATCCACATTTACCTGCCCGGCGGCATGGCCCACCAGGAAAGCTGGGATCCGAAGCCGTACGCCCCGGTCGAGTACCGCGGCGAAATGGGCCAGATCCAGACCAAACTCGACGGCGTCGTGTTCAACGAGCTGATGAAACAGACCTCGCAAATCGCGGACAAGATCACGGTCGCTCGGTCGATGACGCACGGCGAGGCCGCCCACGAGCGCGGCACGCACAACATGTTCACCGGCTACCGGCCGAGCCCCGCGATCACCTTCCCGAGCATGGGCAGCGTCATCAGCCACGAACTCGGTGTTCGGAATAACCTGCCGCCGTACGTCGCGGTGCCGAGTCTGGTCACGAACTTCCAGGGCAGCGGCTACCTGTCCAGCGCGTTCGGCCCGTTCAGCATCGGCAGCGACCCGGCCAACGGCGGGTTCAAGGTGCAAGACCTCCAACTGCCCGGTGGCGTCACCGCCGAGCGGTTCGACGCCCGGCGGACCATGCTTGACACGGTCAACGAGCGGTTCCGGACGACCGAGAAGTCCGACAACCTGACGGCGATGGACACGTTCTACCAGCGGGCGTACGGGCTCATCAGCAGCGAGAAGGCCCGGGCCGCGTTCGACATCAACGCCGAACCGGCCAAGCTCCGCGACGATTACGGGCGGAACGCCGCCGGCCAGCGGATGATCCTCGCCCGCCGGCTCGTCGAGTCCGGCGTCCGGCTCGTGACCCTGCACTATGGCGGCTGGGACTTCCACAACGGGATCGCGGCCAACACCCGCAGCCAGCTCCCGGCCTTCGACCAGGCCTACGCCGCCCTGATCCGCGACCTCGACCAGCGGGGCATGCTGGACAAGACGCTGGTCATGGTGAGCAGCGAGTTCGGCCGGACCCCGAAGATCAACGGCACCGCGGGCCGCGACCACTGGCCCAAGGTGTTCAGCGTGGTCATGGCCGGCGGCGGCTTCAAGAAGGGCTTTGTGTACGGCAAGTCGGACGCGACCGCCAGCGAGCCGGAAGAAGACGGCTTGACCGTCGAGGACATGGCCCACACCGTCTACCACTGCCTCGGCATCGACGCCGAGAAGAAACTCATGTCCCCCGGCGACCGGCCGATCGACATCGTCCGCGGCGGGCAGACGCGGAAGGAACTGCTCGCGTAA
- a CDS encoding addiction module protein has translation MTEAAEKLKPALAALSDEDRAALINYLVELNEEEWARELDRRAEAIANGTAVFRPGDEVMCEMQERFP, from the coding sequence ATGACCGAAGCCGCGGAAAAGCTGAAACCGGCCCTCGCCGCTTTGTCGGATGAAGACCGGGCCGCGCTGATCAATTACCTCGTTGAACTGAACGAAGAAGAATGGGCACGCGAATTAGATCGGCGTGCAGAAGCAATTGCGAACGGGACGGCTGTTTTCAGACCGGGAGACGAGGTTATGTGTGAGATGCAAGAACGGTTTCCTTAA
- the groL gene encoding chaperonin GroEL (60 kDa chaperone family; promotes refolding of misfolded polypeptides especially under stressful conditions; forms two stacked rings of heptamers to form a barrel-shaped 14mer; ends can be capped by GroES; misfolded proteins enter the barrel where they are refolded when GroES binds), translated as MAAKQLAFADDARAKLLAGATKLARAVRSTLGPRGRNAVLDKGWGAPNVTKDGVTVAEDIELQDPFENMGAQLIKEAASKTSDVAGDGTTTATVLAEFIFREGLKAVAAGGDPMGISRGIQIGVDKVVEELHKLADKIDPKDIKAITEVATISANNDKEIGGKLAEAMKKVGATNGVITVEEGKTSETEVVVVQGMQFDRGYLSPHFVNNPESVTCEFDNPLILIFEDKISNVKDLIPLLEKVSQKKVPLLIIAEDLEGEALATLVLNKLKGVLQVCAVKAPGYGDRRKAMLEDLAILTGGKAIFKDLGVKLENIQDSDLGRAKRVKIDSENTTVTEGKGDKKAVEGRCELIRKEIAKTDSEYDREKLQERLAKLAGGVAQIKVGGATETEMKERKALYEDAHAATKAALEEGIVPGGGVALLQARKVLDKQKLTGDEETGLRVLSRALEMPCRMIAENAGKDGTVIVANISKQKDKNYGYNADADEYQDLRKAGVVDPVKVTRSALQNGASVACLLLTSESVIADIPEPKGAGGDHHDHDHGGGMGGMGGMGGMGGMGGMGGMGGMM; from the coding sequence ATGGCAGCCAAGCAACTCGCCTTCGCCGACGACGCCCGCGCCAAGCTTTTGGCGGGTGCTACCAAGCTCGCCCGCGCCGTGCGGTCCACGCTCGGGCCCCGCGGCCGGAACGCCGTCCTCGATAAAGGCTGGGGCGCCCCGAACGTGACCAAGGACGGCGTGACCGTCGCCGAGGATATCGAACTCCAAGACCCGTTCGAGAACATGGGCGCGCAGCTCATCAAGGAAGCCGCATCCAAGACCAGCGACGTGGCCGGCGACGGCACCACCACCGCGACCGTCCTCGCCGAGTTCATCTTCCGCGAAGGCTTGAAGGCCGTGGCCGCCGGCGGCGACCCGATGGGCATCAGCCGCGGTATCCAGATCGGCGTCGATAAGGTCGTGGAAGAGCTGCACAAGCTCGCCGACAAGATCGACCCGAAGGACATCAAGGCCATCACCGAAGTCGCCACCATCTCCGCGAACAACGACAAGGAGATCGGCGGCAAACTGGCCGAGGCGATGAAGAAGGTCGGCGCCACCAACGGGGTCATTACCGTCGAGGAAGGCAAGACTTCCGAGACCGAAGTCGTCGTCGTTCAGGGGATGCAGTTCGACCGCGGCTACCTCTCCCCGCACTTCGTCAACAACCCGGAATCGGTGACCTGCGAGTTCGACAACCCGCTGATCCTGATTTTTGAAGACAAGATCTCGAACGTCAAAGACCTGATCCCGCTGCTCGAAAAGGTCAGCCAGAAGAAGGTCCCGCTGCTCATCATCGCCGAAGACCTCGAAGGCGAAGCCCTCGCGACGCTCGTGCTGAACAAGCTCAAGGGCGTCCTCCAGGTCTGTGCGGTCAAGGCCCCGGGGTACGGCGACCGCCGCAAGGCGATGCTCGAAGACCTCGCCATCCTGACCGGCGGCAAGGCCATCTTCAAGGACCTCGGCGTCAAGCTCGAAAACATCCAGGACAGCGACCTCGGCCGCGCCAAGCGGGTCAAGATCGACTCGGAAAATACCACCGTCACCGAAGGCAAGGGCGACAAGAAGGCCGTCGAAGGCCGGTGCGAATTGATCCGCAAGGAAATCGCCAAGACGGACAGCGAGTACGACCGCGAGAAGCTGCAAGAGCGGCTCGCCAAGCTGGCCGGCGGGGTCGCCCAGATCAAGGTCGGCGGCGCGACCGAGACGGAAATGAAGGAGCGGAAGGCGCTGTATGAAGACGCCCACGCGGCCACCAAGGCGGCCCTCGAAGAAGGGATCGTCCCGGGCGGCGGGGTCGCCCTGCTCCAGGCCCGCAAGGTCCTCGACAAGCAAAAGCTGACCGGCGACGAAGAAACCGGCCTGCGGGTTCTGTCCCGGGCCCTCGAAATGCCGTGTCGGATGATCGCCGAGAACGCCGGCAAGGACGGCACGGTGATCGTCGCGAACATCAGCAAGCAGAAGGACAAGAACTACGGGTACAACGCCGACGCCGACGAGTACCAAGACCTCCGCAAGGCCGGGGTCGTCGACCCGGTGAAGGTCACGCGGTCCGCCCTCCAGAACGGGGCGAGCGTTGCCTGCCTGTTGCTCACCAGCGAGTCCGTCATTGCCGACATCCCCGAGCCGAAGGGCGCCGGGGGCGACCATCACGACCACGACCACGGCGGTGGCATGGGCGGAATGGGTGGCATGGGCGGCATGGGCGGAATGGGTGGCATGGGCGGCATGGGCGGGATGATGTAA